One genomic window of Undibacterium cyanobacteriorum includes the following:
- a CDS encoding methylamine utilization protein: protein MRLNFRFSQWCYYTVLCLAAHSISASANAADLRIKVSDKKGRAVEDAVVLATPSDLSKIKNLKAKDEVIDQIDKEFVPFVKPLLVGSKVFFPNKDDVRHHVYSFSAAKTFELQLYSGKTAPPVVLDKAGIVVLGCNIHDWMLSYVYVAETPYFGKTDKDGNVQIADLPNGEYQLKIWHPSMGMTSGENGAKIKFDDSTPAIKLDWSIATKAIVRIPRKSSTQSNGY from the coding sequence ATGCGTTTGAACTTTCGTTTCTCTCAATGGTGCTACTACACCGTACTATGCCTTGCAGCTCACAGTATCAGCGCCTCCGCGAACGCGGCCGACTTGCGCATTAAAGTCAGCGATAAAAAAGGTCGAGCTGTAGAAGATGCGGTCGTTCTGGCAACACCGAGCGATCTCAGTAAGATTAAAAACCTGAAAGCCAAAGATGAGGTGATTGATCAAATCGACAAAGAGTTTGTGCCATTTGTGAAGCCGCTCTTGGTCGGCTCCAAAGTATTTTTCCCGAACAAGGATGATGTACGCCACCACGTGTATTCATTCTCGGCCGCTAAGACTTTTGAATTACAACTGTATTCGGGTAAGACCGCGCCGCCGGTCGTGCTTGATAAAGCGGGCATTGTTGTCTTGGGATGCAATATCCATGATTGGATGTTGAGCTATGTGTATGTGGCCGAAACGCCCTATTTTGGCAAGACCGATAAAGACGGCAACGTACAAATTGCTGACTTGCCGAACGGTGAATATCAACTGAAAATTTGGCACCCAAGTATGGGCATGACTTCTGGTGAAAATGGCGCGAAAATCAAATTCGATGATTCAACACCTGCAATTAAACTCGATTGGAGTATCGCAACCAAAGCCATCGTTCGCATCCCTCGTAAATCGAGCACTCAAAGCAATGGCTACTAG
- the cgtA gene encoding Obg family GTPase CgtA, with translation MKFIDEARIEVIAGDGGNGVASFCREKFRPFGGPDGGDGGRGGSIYAVGDRNINTLVDFRYSKLHKAKDGENGRGSDCYGRGADDIFLRMPVGTLIMDRNTDEIIADITEHGQEVLLARGGEGGWGNIHFKSSTNRAPRQRTDGKPGERRELKLELKVLADVGLLGLPNAGKSTFITAVSNARPKIADYPFTTLHPNLGMVRVSHERSFVIADIPGLIEGAADGVGLGVQFLKHLQRTGLLLHIVDLAPFDEGADPVKDAKALIKELQKYDETLADKPRWLVLNKLDVLSEEDRKKRVKDFVKRFGWKGPVFEISALSHEGCQALVNDIYAYLEEKRTAEHRSLETQMKEEAQGILSIDPDDPRFKVFEE, from the coding sequence ATGAAATTTATTGATGAGGCAAGAATTGAAGTGATCGCCGGAGATGGCGGTAATGGCGTCGCTTCTTTTTGCCGTGAAAAATTCCGTCCTTTTGGTGGTCCAGACGGTGGTGATGGTGGTCGTGGTGGCAGTATTTATGCTGTCGGTGATCGCAACATCAATACCTTGGTCGACTTCCGTTATTCCAAATTGCACAAAGCCAAAGATGGTGAAAATGGTCGCGGCTCCGATTGCTATGGTCGTGGCGCTGATGATATTTTCTTGCGCATGCCAGTCGGTACTTTGATCATGGATCGCAATACCGACGAGATCATTGCTGATATCACCGAGCATGGCCAAGAAGTCTTGTTGGCACGCGGCGGCGAAGGCGGCTGGGGTAATATCCATTTCAAATCGTCGACCAATCGCGCGCCACGTCAACGTACTGACGGTAAACCAGGCGAACGTCGTGAATTGAAATTGGAATTGAAAGTTTTGGCCGATGTCGGCTTGTTGGGTTTGCCGAATGCAGGCAAATCGACTTTCATTACTGCGGTGTCCAATGCGCGTCCTAAGATTGCCGATTATCCTTTCACCACTTTGCATCCTAATTTGGGGATGGTGCGTGTCAGTCATGAACGCAGTTTTGTGATTGCTGATATCCCTGGTTTGATCGAGGGTGCAGCGGATGGCGTTGGTCTTGGCGTGCAATTCTTGAAGCATTTGCAGCGTACCGGTTTGTTGTTGCACATCGTCGATTTGGCACCGTTCGATGAAGGTGCGGATCCTGTCAAAGACGCCAAAGCACTCATCAAAGAATTGCAGAAGTACGATGAGACACTGGCTGACAAGCCACGTTGGTTGGTCTTGAACAAACTCGATGTTTTGAGTGAAGAAGATCGTAAAAAACGTGTCAAAGATTTCGTCAAACGCTTTGGCTGGAAAGGCCCTGTATTCGAGATCTCTGCCTTGAGTCATGAAGGTTGCCAAGCTTTGGTGAACGATATCTATGCCTACCTCGAAGAGAAACGCACCGCGGAACATCGTTCTTTGGAAACGCAAATGAAAGAAGAAGCGCAAGGCATTCTTTCTATCGATCCAGATGATCCTCGTTTTAAAGTATTCGAGGAATAA
- the proB gene encoding glutamate 5-kinase, with amino-acid sequence MQSLIQDAKRLIVKVGSSLVTNEGRGLDREAIANWAQQIAALRAMGKEVVMVSSGAIAEGRKRLGFETRPTAINELQACAAVGQMGLAQIYESCFREHALGTAQILLTHADLADRERYLNARSTLTTLLEFGVVPVINENDTVVTDEIKFGDNDTLGALVANLVEADALIILTDQKGLYTADPRKHPEAQFVHQARAGDPALEEMAGGAGSSVGSGGMLTKILAAKRAARSGAHTVIAWGREANVLVRLAQGEAIGTELASDRAPLAARKQWMMDHLQTSGQLVLDAGAVEKLTRDGKSLLPIGVTEVRGEFGRGSVVSCVDAAGIVIAQGLCNYSSGDARRIMRKASSEIESILGFVEESELIHRDNLVLVR; translated from the coding sequence ATGCAATCTCTGATTCAAGATGCCAAACGTTTGATTGTGAAGGTCGGTTCCTCTCTGGTGACGAACGAGGGACGTGGCCTGGATCGCGAAGCGATCGCCAATTGGGCGCAACAAATCGCCGCACTGCGGGCGATGGGAAAAGAAGTCGTGATGGTCAGTTCTGGGGCGATTGCCGAAGGGCGTAAGCGCCTCGGTTTTGAAACGCGACCGACGGCAATCAATGAGCTCCAAGCCTGTGCCGCGGTCGGGCAAATGGGCTTAGCGCAAATCTACGAAAGCTGCTTTCGCGAACACGCATTGGGCACGGCGCAAATTCTTTTGACGCATGCCGACCTAGCTGATCGCGAACGCTATTTGAACGCGCGTTCGACCCTCACCACACTCTTGGAATTCGGCGTGGTGCCGGTGATTAATGAGAACGACACCGTGGTCACGGATGAGATTAAGTTTGGTGATAACGATACCTTAGGTGCCTTGGTCGCCAATCTCGTCGAGGCCGATGCCTTGATTATTTTGACGGACCAAAAAGGCCTGTACACCGCCGATCCACGTAAGCATCCTGAGGCGCAATTCGTGCATCAAGCACGTGCGGGTGATCCGGCTTTGGAAGAAATGGCGGGCGGGGCCGGGAGTAGTGTGGGGAGCGGCGGTATGTTGACCAAGATCCTTGCGGCCAAGCGCGCCGCGCGTTCTGGCGCACATACCGTGATTGCATGGGGACGTGAGGCGAACGTCTTGGTGCGATTAGCTCAAGGCGAAGCCATCGGCACCGAACTCGCCTCCGATCGCGCACCACTCGCGGCGCGTAAGCAATGGATGATGGATCACTTGCAAACCTCGGGACAATTGGTGCTCGACGCCGGTGCGGTCGAGAAGCTCACGCGCGATGGCAAATCTTTGTTGCCAATCGGCGTGACCGAAGTGCGCGGAGAATTTGGTCGCGGCTCGGTTGTCAGTTGTGTGGATGCAGCTGGCATCGTGATCGCGCAGGGCTTGTGCAATTACAGCAGCGGCGATGCACGTCGCATCATGCGCAAAGCATCGAGTGAGATTGAAAGTATCTTAGGATTCGTCGAAGAGTCCGAATTGATTCATCGCGATAATTTGGTGCTCGTGCGTTGA
- a CDS encoding outer membrane beta-barrel protein has protein sequence MLKKNIFAAVFAVACAMISAQASAQSYLGGTVGRTKWSVDCTGTNPCSTGAAGFKLYGGYEFNQTFALEGGYVYLNEVSFNISNLKATFNGRGFDLAGVFKTPEMNRFRGFGKVGAAFMKGELIASVGGAQGSDNNYSTQPLVGFGVLYSVDKNLSLRAEFDHRRVKASGYPDTTSNVNMFSVGLQSSF, from the coding sequence ATGTTAAAGAAAAACATTTTTGCAGCTGTTTTCGCAGTTGCATGCGCAATGATCAGTGCTCAAGCATCCGCTCAATCTTACTTGGGTGGCACGGTTGGTCGCACTAAGTGGAGTGTTGATTGCACTGGTACGAATCCATGCAGCACTGGCGCCGCTGGTTTTAAATTGTATGGTGGTTATGAATTCAATCAAACCTTCGCTTTGGAAGGTGGCTATGTTTATTTGAATGAAGTCAGCTTCAATATCAGTAATTTGAAAGCGACTTTCAATGGTCGTGGTTTTGATCTTGCTGGTGTTTTCAAAACGCCAGAAATGAATCGCTTCCGCGGTTTCGGTAAAGTTGGCGCGGCCTTTATGAAAGGCGAATTGATCGCCAGTGTAGGCGGCGCGCAAGGTTCCGATAACAACTACTCGACACAACCATTGGTCGGCTTCGGTGTTTTGTATTCTGTCGATAAAAACCTGTCATTGCGCGCAGAGTTTGATCATCGTCGCGTGAAAGCATCTGGCTATCCAGATACAACGTCTAACGTCAATATGTTCTCTGTTGGTCTTCAATCTTCATTCTGA
- a CDS encoding bifunctional diguanylate cyclase/phosphodiesterase, producing MRIRHLQTRIIIAFSVLLLIVQVVSLVFVNSFISKSANKDIEHNLLAGEKIFNSIRADNTKWLTQSAGILTSDFAFIKAVATGDRNTIVSVLQNHGGRINADIAMLVGTDNVLVADTLARSHAGQTFAFPQLIKAAEEHGQTSAVVMFEGKLYQLVVVPVMAPLPVAWLALGFVIDDQFSANLKSLTGLEVSFMVPRADTRQWQLIATTLPTENANTLPRDIHSSSETNTSNETDADAYVKVISLANEDYLTRISRLKLNTAAGNQEAVTVLQQSLDIVLAPLRRLQMILILLGVLALGATLAASFRIARNITRPLRDLGTLAQAIEQGRYQSNTVVARDAEVHQLASAINNMAQGIAVREERISELAYRDTLTGLANRTAFVQAIEDYLRTEKRFSILLMDIDRFKDVNDILGHHIGDLLLKEIVRRLLEQTQGQWSMLARLGGDEFGLLVESDTPQAAIQLSQQIRTALDQAILLEGHQVIASGSIGIVHSPLHGQQQNALLRHAELAMYASKRSNSGYVVYDTALEAHAKQNLSLMAELRHAVEHQELKLFYQPKVDLRSNTIAEVEALIRWQHPKRGIIPPDQFIPFAESTGFIATITEWVINEALRQRHQWEQMRLSLSISINISARDLLNPRLPQIFEQAMQRYQASADWITLEITESAIMTDPQSALEVLNHLHQSGFRMSIDDFGTGYSSLAYLKKLPVSELKIDKSFITDMENNHDDEVIVRSTIDLGHNMGLHVIAEGVENQATWDALRDMGCDSIQGYFVSRPLAADVLETWLQSSHWKFKAQHHD from the coding sequence ATGCGTATTCGGCATTTACAAACGCGCATCATTATCGCCTTCTCGGTCTTATTACTGATCGTGCAGGTCGTCTCGCTTGTCTTCGTGAATAGCTTTATTTCCAAGAGTGCCAACAAGGATATCGAGCACAATCTGCTAGCCGGTGAAAAGATCTTCAATTCTATCCGTGCCGACAATACCAAATGGCTGACGCAATCCGCAGGCATCCTCACTTCCGACTTTGCCTTTATCAAAGCGGTCGCTACCGGTGATCGGAATACCATCGTTTCGGTCTTACAAAATCATGGTGGTCGGATTAACGCCGACATCGCGATGTTAGTCGGCACCGATAACGTCTTGGTGGCTGACACTTTAGCCAGAAGTCATGCTGGTCAGACCTTCGCCTTTCCACAACTAATTAAAGCTGCGGAAGAACATGGACAAACCAGTGCGGTGGTGATGTTTGAGGGCAAGCTGTATCAACTCGTGGTGGTGCCCGTCATGGCACCGCTGCCGGTGGCATGGCTGGCCCTAGGCTTCGTCATTGATGATCAATTTTCTGCCAACCTTAAATCGCTCACTGGCTTAGAAGTATCTTTCATGGTGCCACGCGCCGATACGCGTCAATGGCAGTTAATCGCCACCACACTGCCCACGGAGAATGCCAATACTTTGCCACGCGACATTCATTCCTCAAGCGAGACGAATACGAGTAATGAGACCGATGCCGACGCCTATGTCAAAGTGATTTCCTTAGCGAACGAAGACTACCTGACCCGTATTTCCCGCCTCAAGCTCAATACAGCGGCAGGCAACCAAGAAGCGGTGACGGTCTTGCAGCAATCACTCGATATCGTCTTGGCGCCTTTACGCCGACTACAGATGATTTTGATTTTGCTGGGGGTGCTAGCACTCGGTGCAACATTGGCAGCCTCATTTCGAATTGCCCGCAACATCACTCGCCCCTTGCGCGACCTAGGAACGCTCGCACAAGCGATCGAACAAGGGCGCTACCAGTCGAATACAGTCGTCGCACGCGATGCCGAAGTACATCAACTCGCCTCCGCCATCAACAACATGGCGCAAGGGATTGCCGTGCGCGAAGAACGGATTAGCGAGTTGGCTTACCGCGATACGCTCACTGGGCTCGCCAATCGCACAGCGTTCGTGCAGGCCATCGAAGATTACCTGCGCACCGAAAAACGCTTCTCGATCTTGCTCATGGATATCGATCGTTTTAAGGACGTGAATGATATTTTGGGGCACCACATCGGTGATTTACTCCTCAAAGAAATCGTCAGGCGATTATTAGAACAAACCCAGGGTCAATGGAGTATGTTGGCACGCCTTGGTGGTGATGAATTTGGCTTGTTGGTGGAGAGCGATACGCCGCAGGCAGCAATCCAACTTTCGCAACAAATCCGCACCGCCTTAGATCAAGCCATCCTGCTAGAAGGCCACCAAGTGATTGCCAGTGGCAGTATCGGCATTGTGCATTCACCCTTACATGGTCAGCAGCAGAACGCTTTGCTGCGCCACGCGGAATTAGCCATGTATGCCTCCAAGCGAAGCAATAGTGGATACGTGGTGTATGACACCGCGCTCGAAGCACATGCGAAACAAAACTTATCGCTCATGGCAGAACTACGCCATGCCGTTGAGCATCAGGAGCTCAAATTATTTTATCAGCCGAAGGTCGACCTCCGTAGTAACACGATTGCCGAAGTTGAAGCGCTGATTCGTTGGCAGCATCCCAAACGCGGCATCATTCCGCCAGACCAATTTATCCCCTTTGCCGAAAGCACGGGCTTCATCGCCACCATTACCGAGTGGGTGATTAATGAGGCCTTGCGGCAGCGACATCAATGGGAACAAATGCGGTTGAGTCTCAGCATTTCGATCAATATTTCCGCGCGTGACCTGCTCAATCCTAGATTGCCACAGATTTTCGAACAGGCCATGCAACGCTATCAAGCTTCCGCCGATTGGATTACCCTAGAGATCACCGAGAGTGCCATTATGACGGATCCGCAAAGTGCCTTAGAGGTGCTAAATCATTTACATCAAAGCGGCTTCAGAATGTCGATCGATGATTTTGGCACTGGCTATTCCTCACTCGCCTATTTGAAAAAACTGCCCGTCAGCGAACTGAAAATCGATAAATCCTTCATCACCGATATGGAAAACAATCATGACGATGAGGTGATCGTTCGCTCCACCATTGATCTAGGCCATAACATGGGCTTGCACGTGATCGCTGAAGGTGTCGAAAATCAAGCCACTTGGGACGCCCTGCGCGATATGGGCTGCGATAGCATACAGGGTTATTTTGTCAGCAGACCACTAGCCGCAGATGTATTGGAAACATGGCTACAAAGTTCACATTGGAAATTTAAAGCACAACATCATGACTAA
- a CDS encoding Lrp/AsnC family transcriptional regulator translates to MDNYDFNILRHLQADGRMSNLELAEKIHLSPPQTLRRVRALEEQQVIRGYSARVDREALGLGVMAYVNLSLDREQYRNVREVEKKIMTFSEIIECHTISGDFDYLLKVVANDLKGLSQFLTDKLMQVPGVGNVRSMVCMEEIKPVSSLPIMALGQQSSS, encoded by the coding sequence ATGGATAACTATGATTTCAATATCTTGCGACATTTGCAGGCCGATGGTCGCATGAGCAATCTGGAATTGGCAGAGAAGATACATTTGTCGCCACCGCAGACTTTACGACGGGTGCGCGCCTTAGAAGAGCAGCAGGTGATACGTGGTTATTCGGCTCGCGTGGATCGTGAAGCCCTAGGACTTGGTGTGATGGCCTATGTGAACTTGTCCTTAGATCGTGAGCAGTATCGCAATGTGCGCGAAGTCGAGAAGAAAATCATGACTTTCTCTGAGATTATCGAATGCCATACGATTTCAGGTGACTTTGACTATCTCTTAAAAGTGGTCGCGAATGATTTGAAGGGCCTGTCGCAATTTTTGACCGATAAATTGATGCAGGTTCCCGGTGTAGGGAATGTGCGTTCTATGGTGTGTATGGAAGAGATTAAACCCGTGAGTAGCTTACCCATTATGGCTTTGGGACAGCAAAGTTCATCTTGA
- the rocF gene encoding arginase, producing MTKTISLIGAPTDVGASVKGAGMGPDALRVAGLAQALEARGLAVIDHGNLHGPANPWQAPVNGLRHLNEAIDWNQAVYDEVSNALKLGHFPMMMGGDHCLAIGSISAVAKHCKDTGKKLRVLWFDAHADSNLSTISPTGNIHGMPVACLMGHGPEQLIAYGGYTPAMQPNEIRQIGIRSVDDGERQFIHDLSIPVFDMRYIDEHGMRDVMLKALDGVDENTHIHVSFDLDFLDPDIAPGVGTAVLGGPTYREAQLCMEMIADTGRMCSMDIVELNPALDLRNQTALMAVDLIESLFGKSTLVRMATK from the coding sequence ATGACAAAGACAATTTCTCTGATTGGTGCACCAACCGATGTCGGTGCAAGTGTTAAAGGTGCAGGCATGGGTCCTGATGCATTGCGCGTGGCAGGTCTAGCGCAGGCTTTGGAGGCGCGCGGTTTGGCGGTCATCGATCACGGCAATTTGCATGGTCCTGCCAATCCCTGGCAAGCACCGGTCAATGGTTTGCGTCACTTGAATGAAGCGATCGATTGGAATCAAGCGGTCTACGACGAAGTCAGCAATGCCTTGAAGTTGGGCCACTTCCCCATGATGATGGGTGGCGATCACTGCTTGGCCATCGGCTCCATTAGCGCGGTAGCGAAACACTGCAAAGACACGGGTAAAAAATTGCGTGTGTTATGGTTCGATGCCCACGCTGACAGCAACCTTTCCACGATTAGCCCAACCGGCAATATCCACGGCATGCCAGTCGCCTGCTTAATGGGTCATGGCCCAGAACAACTGATCGCTTACGGTGGCTACACACCTGCGATGCAACCAAATGAAATCCGTCAAATCGGGATTCGTAGTGTCGACGATGGCGAACGTCAATTCATTCATGATTTGAGCATTCCTGTGTTCGATATGCGTTACATCGATGAACATGGTATGCGTGATGTGATGTTGAAAGCGCTCGACGGCGTTGATGAAAACACGCACATCCACGTCAGCTTCGACCTCGATTTCCTCGATCCGGATATCGCTCCTGGCGTTGGCACCGCAGTGTTAGGCGGACCGACTTATCGCGAAGCACAATTGTGCATGGAGATGATCGCTGATACAGGCCGTATGTGCTCCATGGATATCGTCGAACTCAATCCGGCTTTAGACTTGCGTAATCAAACTGCGCTCATGGCAGTGGATTTAATCGAAAGCTTGTTTGGCAAGTCGACTCTGGTGCGCATGGCGACCAAGTAA
- a CDS encoding DUF3857 domain-containing protein — MMFFIKNVFSGHHLRSGRGVVLCVLLSLMSCLFVSPVGAQSTQSKEYVIKPRDAWVTPIEVDVAAVNKDNQTSRGVFYLLADAQVRIEKGQRESYRHFAIKALNEQGLDQLGHVEISFDPSYQKLSLHAITLRRAGRAIDKLKTAKIQVLQREKELEARIYDGSKTANVFLEDVQVGDVLEYSYTISGSNPVFKGKQSGSFDFQASVPVHHLYNRLVTEKERALHFTYRNAKEEVSTLDNGEMREYVWENKQVPALIMPSETPQWHDPYPFVQWSDYRDWASVAQWATPLYQLPTQRSAAIQKIIDKINAEHKEPAQKMMAALLYVQKEIRYLGVEIGMNSHAPNPPDLVLSRRFGDCKDKTLLTLTLLQGLGIKAWPALVHTSLERSVALSEPTPFAFNHVIVHATLDGKEYWLDPTRSKQVPSASKVYQPNYGFALIIDPSTTKLKAIATVDSQIQRRKVNMLIDTSAGFDQPSKFQVTTVYEGVSAESMRNMLRSENREDLLKRFLNFYAHYYPSVEQVEPAKVVDDEMQNRLVITENYVINKLWTHNEEKKRTESSYYTPEIESILPRPGQPIRNQPYALNHPIDIEQTTEIRLPSAWKLKDEDTKFTSPAFEVHHRVKLQGDKIIMIDHYRSLKDHLLADEMTKHTEAVDAAKNALGLMIWQVDTVAGEEDAEGTSNESDHSDRALIRSDMNWVAIVIALLFSVIWIEIARRWYCADRALVNTSTPKQAEEIGGWLILMAIGIVLTPLMILWGLKDFDGYGLSTWLVLMNPASEAFHPSLILLLIVEMGANIGFAILSTVVVIFFFKRSHRFPRAFIGVFWGISIFHFVDLTLAQQLSTASDVSVKDWAEAIRGAIYTLIWTLYVVKSERVKQTFVRIIGQTLPPPPSPMQAEALQTLGIVPAEKKLPPENPNTAPEIDAQDFVAKSGSVTKPDSKAPDH, encoded by the coding sequence ATGATGTTTTTCATTAAAAATGTGTTTTCTGGCCATCATTTACGGTCTGGCCGTGGTGTGGTGCTGTGTGTACTGTTGTCCTTGATGAGCTGCTTGTTTGTCAGTCCGGTCGGCGCCCAATCAACGCAATCCAAAGAGTATGTGATCAAGCCACGTGACGCATGGGTGACTCCCATCGAAGTCGATGTGGCCGCTGTGAATAAAGATAATCAAACCAGTCGCGGGGTTTTCTATCTTTTGGCTGATGCGCAGGTGCGCATTGAAAAAGGGCAGAGAGAAAGTTATCGGCACTTCGCAATTAAGGCACTCAACGAACAAGGGCTCGATCAACTCGGGCACGTTGAAATTAGTTTCGATCCTTCCTATCAAAAGCTATCCCTGCATGCCATCACATTGCGGCGAGCGGGACGTGCGATTGATAAGTTAAAGACCGCAAAGATACAAGTGCTGCAGCGTGAAAAGGAATTGGAAGCGCGTATTTACGACGGCAGCAAAACGGCGAATGTTTTTCTCGAAGATGTGCAAGTCGGCGATGTGCTCGAGTATTCGTACACCATTAGCGGCAGCAATCCCGTCTTTAAGGGAAAGCAGTCCGGTAGTTTTGACTTTCAAGCCAGTGTACCAGTCCATCATTTGTACAATCGATTGGTGACTGAAAAAGAGCGAGCGCTTCATTTCACTTATCGTAATGCGAAGGAAGAGGTCAGCACTCTCGATAATGGAGAGATGCGAGAGTACGTCTGGGAGAACAAGCAGGTCCCTGCATTAATCATGCCGAGTGAGACACCGCAATGGCATGATCCTTATCCTTTCGTGCAATGGAGTGACTATCGTGATTGGGCGTCCGTCGCGCAGTGGGCGACACCTTTGTATCAGCTGCCCACGCAACGTTCTGCAGCGATCCAAAAAATCATCGATAAGATCAATGCAGAACACAAAGAGCCCGCGCAAAAAATGATGGCGGCATTGCTCTATGTACAAAAAGAGATTCGCTATTTGGGTGTGGAAATCGGCATGAACTCGCATGCTCCTAATCCGCCCGATCTGGTGTTGTCACGCCGCTTTGGCGACTGTAAAGATAAAACTCTATTGACGCTGACTTTGCTGCAAGGCTTAGGTATTAAAGCTTGGCCAGCTTTGGTACATACCAGCTTGGAGCGTAGTGTCGCGCTGTCTGAGCCGACGCCGTTTGCCTTCAATCATGTGATCGTGCACGCCACACTCGACGGTAAAGAATATTGGTTGGATCCGACGCGATCGAAACAAGTGCCCTCAGCGAGCAAGGTCTATCAACCCAACTATGGCTTTGCCTTGATCATCGATCCGAGTACGACCAAGTTGAAAGCAATCGCGACGGTGGATAGTCAAATTCAACGACGCAAAGTGAATATGTTGATCGACACATCCGCAGGCTTCGATCAACCAAGTAAGTTTCAAGTGACAACGGTCTACGAAGGTGTCAGTGCAGAAAGCATGCGCAATATGCTGCGCTCGGAAAACCGAGAAGATTTGCTGAAACGTTTCTTGAATTTTTATGCGCATTATTATCCGAGTGTTGAGCAAGTCGAGCCGGCTAAGGTGGTCGATGATGAAATGCAAAATCGCTTGGTCATCACAGAAAACTACGTGATCAACAAATTGTGGACGCACAACGAAGAAAAGAAACGTACCGAATCTTCGTATTACACGCCCGAGATTGAAAGCATCTTGCCACGCCCCGGTCAGCCTATTCGCAACCAACCGTACGCATTGAATCATCCGATTGATATCGAGCAAACCACCGAAATCCGTTTGCCGAGCGCGTGGAAGTTAAAGGACGAAGACACCAAGTTCACCAGCCCCGCTTTTGAGGTGCATCATCGCGTCAAATTGCAGGGCGATAAGATCATCATGATTGATCACTATCGCAGCCTCAAAGATCATCTTTTGGCGGATGAAATGACCAAGCACACAGAGGCTGTCGATGCCGCCAAGAATGCATTGGGGCTGATGATTTGGCAGGTCGATACGGTTGCTGGCGAAGAAGACGCGGAAGGGACATCGAACGAAAGTGATCACTCTGACCGCGCCCTGATTCGTAGTGATATGAATTGGGTGGCAATCGTCATAGCGCTCTTGTTCAGCGTGATTTGGATTGAAATCGCACGTCGTTGGTATTGTGCGGATCGTGCGTTGGTGAATACGAGCACGCCCAAGCAAGCAGAGGAAATCGGTGGCTGGTTAATTCTAATGGCGATCGGCATCGTACTCACACCGCTCATGATTTTGTGGGGCTTGAAGGATTTCGATGGATATGGCCTATCAACTTGGCTAGTATTGATGAACCCAGCCAGTGAAGCTTTTCATCCTTCTTTGATTCTTCTGTTAATTGTCGAGATGGGCGCTAATATTGGCTTCGCGATCTTGTCGACCGTGGTGGTGATTTTCTTCTTCAAACGCAGCCACCGTTTTCCGCGCGCATTTATAGGTGTCTTTTGGGGCATCAGCATCTTCCATTTCGTCGATCTGACGCTTGCGCAACAGCTCAGTACGGCATCAGATGTATCGGTAAAGGATTGGGCAGAAGCGATTCGTGGCGCAATCTATACTTTGATTTGGACCCTCTATGTCGTGAAGTCAGAGCGAGTCAAACAAACCTTTGTGCGGATTATCGGCCAAACTCTACCGCCACCACCGTCACCAATGCAAGCCGAAGCCTTACAGACATTAGGTATCGTACCGGCGGAAAAGAAATTGCCACCTGAAAATCCAAACACGGCTCCAGAGATAGATGCGCAAGATTTCGTAGCAAAATCAGGGAGTGTCACAAAGCCGGATTCGAAGGCGCCGGATCATTAG